Proteins from one Staphylococcus sp. IVB6214 genomic window:
- the cysE gene encoding serine O-acetyltransferase: MLRRMVDDVKMVFEQDPAARSSFEVITTYVGLHAVWSHLVAHKLYQKKHYILARVISQVSRFFTGIEIHPGAKIGRRLFIDHGMGVVIGETCTIGDNVTIYQGVTLGGTGKEKGKRHPDIGDNVLIAAGSKVLGNIKVHSNVNIGANSVVLRDVPSYTTVVGIPGRIVKQDGKRIGKNFDHLNLPDPIFEQIKQLEKQLEQTKNGEIKDDYII, translated from the coding sequence ATGTTAAGACGTATGGTGGATGACGTGAAGATGGTATTCGAACAAGACCCGGCTGCACGTTCATCGTTTGAAGTCATTACCACATATGTTGGTCTGCACGCAGTATGGAGTCATTTGGTTGCGCACAAACTTTACCAAAAGAAGCACTATATATTAGCGCGTGTGATTTCACAAGTTTCACGATTTTTTACAGGTATTGAAATACATCCCGGCGCCAAGATTGGACGTCGTCTGTTTATTGACCATGGTATGGGTGTGGTCATTGGGGAAACGTGTACCATTGGAGACAACGTGACCATTTATCAAGGTGTCACTTTAGGTGGGACAGGTAAAGAAAAAGGAAAACGTCACCCTGACATTGGTGACAATGTGCTGATTGCAGCAGGATCAAAAGTATTGGGGAACATCAAAGTACATTCAAATGTTAATATCGGAGCGAACTCTGTTGTATTAAGAGATGTACCTAGCTATACAACAGTCGTTGGTATTCCAGGACGAATCGTGAAACAAGATGGTAAGCGTATCGGTAAAAACTTTGATCACTTGAATTTACCAGACCCAATCTTTGAACAAATTAAACAGCTTGAAAAACAACTGGAACAAACGAAAAACGGGGAGATTAAAGATGATTACATTATATAA